The following are encoded together in the Malaya genurostris strain Urasoe2022 chromosome 3, Malgen_1.1, whole genome shotgun sequence genome:
- the LOC131436708 gene encoding elongation of very long chain fatty acids protein 4-like translates to MLVLKYLSSFYNYVNYEVADHRVSNWFLMETPWPGLAILGFYLMFVLKWGPKWMENRKPIKLDNIIKVYNLVQVFICLFLFVEGWRLGYLRGYSFLCQPVDYSDNEAAIAIARRIHIYFLVKVMDLLDTVFFVLRKKQNQVSFLHVYHHTGMVMLSWSGVKWMAGGHGVFMGFLNSFVHVVMYYYYFLTSVSPKYKGNVWWKKHITQLQIIQFGLIFLQWFVLVFQPNCAYPRWPLFVLLPQNLFMFALFLDFYYQAYIRKKPTEKVEVQQEPFRNGSFTTREHSVLNKSMID, encoded by the exons ATGTTGGTACTAAAGTACCTTTCTTCGTTCTACAACTACGTAAACTATGAAGTTGCCG atcatcgtGTCAGCAATTGGTTCCTCATGGAAACACCATGGCCTGGATTGGCGATTCTGGGTTTCTATCTAATGTTCGTGCTGAAGTGGGGTCCCAAGTGGATGGAAAACCGGAAACCCATCAAACTTGATAACATTATCAAAGTGTACAATTTAGTGCAAGTGTTTATTTGCCTTTTTCTGTTCGTAGAG GGATGGCGGTTAGGGTATTTGCGAGGATACAGTTTTCTCTGCCAGCCAGTGGACTATTCGGACAATGAAGCGGCCATCGCGATCGCCCGTCGTATTCACATTTACTTCCTCGTGAAGGTGATGGACCTTCTGGATACGGTGTTCTTCGTCCTTCGCAAGAAGCAGAATCAGGTTAGCTTTCTTCACGTGTATCATCACACCGGAATGGTGATGCTGTCTTGGAGTGGAGTCAAGTGGATGGCAG GTGGCCACGGTGTGTTCATGGGATTCCTGAACAGTTTCGTACACGTAGTTATGTATTACTATTACTTCCTGACCTCGGTTAGTCCCAAGTACAAGGGCAACGTCTGGTGGAAAAAACACATCACACAATTGCAAATC ATTCAATTCGGGCTTATCTTCCTGCAGTGGTTTGTGCTCGTGTTTCAACCAAATTGTGCCTACCCCCGGTGGCCACTGTTTGTCCTGTTGCCCCAGAACCTGTTCATGTTTGCGCTGTTTCTTGATTTCTACTATCAAGCGTACATCAGAAAGAAACCAACGGAAAAGGTCGAAGTGCAACAAGAACCGTTCCGGAATGGTTCATTCACTACCCGAGAACATTCCGTATTGAACAAATCGATGATTGATTAG